In the genome of Persephonella sp. KM09-Lau-8, one region contains:
- a CDS encoding DUF4911 domain-containing protein, with product MLPEDIVKKLENPPRKSINLVVRVNPEKLNFVSMVVDGHGRIALPRTRSGKKGILDFLTSPDYVDELYQILDDIKKNYDPTLEIIGDLGDNWLEAVI from the coding sequence ATGTTACCTGAAGATATTGTTAAAAAGCTTGAGAATCCTCCCCGCAAAAGCATAAATCTGGTTGTTAGAGTAAATCCTGAAAAACTCAATTTTGTATCCATGGTTGTTGATGGACATGGAAGAATAGCCCTACCCAGAACAAGAAGTGGCAAAAAGGGTATCCTTGATTTTCTAACCTCTCCAGACTATGTAGATGAACTCTATCAAATACTTGATGATATTAAAAAAAATTATGACCCTACACTTGAGATTATAGGAGACCTTGGAGATAACTGGCTGGAAGCAGTTATCTAA
- a CDS encoding NADP-dependent isocitrate dehydrogenase, with protein sequence MAKFNIVWTKVDEAPQLASYSLLPIMRAFTKDANIGIEVRDISLAGRILAQFPDLLPEDKRVPDDLAYLGELVWKPEANIMKLPNISASVPQLKEAIAELQKQGYPLPDYPENPQTEEEKQIKERYDRCVGSVVNPVLRQGNSDRRLAKSVKEYAKKHPHKLRDVSPHSKSHVAHMKTGDFYEHEQSVIIEKDTKIKYIFEDKNGNQTVLKEVEVGKGDVVDGTYMDRKELRKYFEDVINVAKEEDILFSLHVKATMMRVSDPVIFGDAIRVYYAKLFERHADTLEKLGWKPEFGMQELENRLEQLPEEEREAIKKTIEEIYQERPRMYMVDSDKGITNLHMPNDVIIDASVPAVIKNGLKGWGPSGEVDDVVLSIPDRSYATMYKEIVEDIKARGQFDPTKIGTVQNVGLMAMKAEEYGSHDKTFFPPADGKMKVVDEDGNVLIEHCVNEGDIWRSCITKDLAIRDWIKLAVNRAKDSGYPIVFWLDEYRAHDKNLIEIVKEELPKYDLEGIDYYIKAPQDAMKFTLARFRNGENTIAVTGNVLRDYLTDLFPIIEVGTSARSLSIVPLIAGGGLFETGAGGSAPKHVEQFQKEGHLRWDSLGEFLAFVEALRHAYKQIKAIHQEENPRLLVLAETLDQAVGKYLENDKTPKRKVGELDTRGSHFYLALYWAEALAAQNEDKELAEKFAKVYADLKENEEKILEEIKAAEGKPTDVGGWYHPDDEKATKAMRPSETLNKIIDALLEG encoded by the coding sequence ATGGCTAAATTTAACATTGTGTGGACAAAAGTTGACGAAGCGCCGCAGCTTGCAAGTTATTCGCTCTTGCCAATTATGAGAGCTTTCACAAAAGATGCAAACATTGGTATTGAAGTAAGAGATATTTCCCTTGCAGGAAGAATTCTTGCACAGTTCCCAGACCTTCTTCCTGAAGATAAAAGAGTTCCAGACGACCTTGCATATCTTGGCGAGCTTGTTTGGAAACCAGAAGCAAACATAATGAAGCTTCCTAACATCTCTGCATCTGTTCCACAGCTTAAAGAGGCTATTGCAGAGCTTCAAAAGCAAGGATATCCATTACCAGATTATCCAGAAAACCCTCAAACTGAAGAAGAAAAACAGATTAAAGAAAGATACGACAGATGTGTTGGTTCTGTAGTTAACCCAGTTCTCAGACAGGGTAACTCAGACAGAAGACTTGCAAAATCTGTTAAAGAATATGCTAAAAAGCACCCACACAAACTAAGAGATGTTTCTCCTCACTCAAAATCACACGTTGCCCACATGAAAACAGGTGATTTCTATGAGCATGAGCAGTCAGTAATCATTGAAAAAGACACAAAAATCAAATACATCTTTGAAGACAAAAACGGAAACCAGACTGTTTTAAAAGAAGTAGAAGTTGGAAAAGGTGATGTTGTTGACGGAACATATATGGACAGAAAAGAGCTTAGAAAGTATTTTGAGGATGTTATAAATGTAGCTAAAGAAGAAGACATTCTTTTCTCTCTCCACGTAAAAGCTACGATGATGAGAGTTTCTGACCCTGTTATCTTTGGAGATGCTATCAGAGTTTACTATGCAAAACTGTTTGAAAGACATGCTGACACATTAGAGAAACTTGGATGGAAACCAGAATTTGGTATGCAGGAGCTTGAAAACAGACTTGAGCAGCTTCCAGAAGAAGAAAGAGAAGCAATCAAGAAAACAATAGAAGAAATATATCAAGAAAGACCAAGAATGTATATGGTTGATTCTGATAAAGGAATAACAAACCTCCACATGCCAAACGACGTTATTATTGACGCATCAGTTCCAGCTGTAATTAAAAATGGTCTTAAAGGATGGGGACCATCTGGAGAAGTTGATGATGTTGTTCTCTCTATCCCAGACAGGTCTTATGCAACTATGTACAAAGAAATCGTTGAAGATATAAAAGCAAGAGGACAGTTTGACCCAACAAAAATAGGAACTGTTCAGAACGTTGGTCTTATGGCTATGAAAGCTGAAGAATACGGCTCCCACGATAAAACATTCTTCCCACCAGCAGATGGAAAAATGAAAGTTGTTGATGAGGATGGAAATGTTTTAATTGAGCACTGTGTAAATGAGGGAGATATCTGGAGAAGCTGCATTACTAAAGACCTTGCTATAAGAGACTGGATTAAACTTGCTGTTAACAGAGCAAAAGACAGCGGATATCCAATTGTATTCTGGCTTGATGAATACAGAGCTCATGACAAAAACCTCATTGAGATTGTAAAAGAAGAACTTCCAAAATATGACCTTGAAGGAATTGATTACTATATCAAAGCTCCTCAAGATGCTATGAAATTTACCCTTGCAAGATTTAGAAATGGCGAAAACACAATTGCAGTTACAGGGAACGTTTTAAGGGACTACCTTACAGACCTGTTCCCAATTATTGAGGTTGGAACATCTGCAAGATCTCTCTCTATTGTTCCACTTATTGCAGGTGGTGGACTGTTTGAAACAGGTGCAGGTGGTTCTGCTCCAAAGCATGTTGAGCAGTTCCAGAAAGAAGGTCACTTAAGATGGGACTCCCTTGGAGAATTCCTTGCATTTGTTGAGGCATTAAGACATGCATACAAGCAGATAAAAGCTATACATCAGGAAGAAAACCCAAGATTACTTGTTCTTGCTGAGACACTTGACCAGGCTGTCGGAAAATACCTTGAAAATGACAAGACACCTAAGAGAAAAGTTGGCGAATTAGACACAAGAGGTTCTCACTTCTACCTTGCACTCTACTGGGCAGAAGCTCTTGCAGCACAAAACGAGGACAAAGAGCTTGCTGAGAAGTTTGCAAAGGTATACGCAGACCTGAAAGAAAATGAAGAAAAAATCCTTGAAGAGATTAAAGCTGCAGAAGGTAAGCCTACAGATGTAGGTGGTTGGTATCATCCAGATGATGAAAAGGCTACAAAAGCTATGAGACCTTCTGAAACATTAAACAAAATAATTGATGCACTTTTAGAAGGCTAA
- a CDS encoding bifunctional (p)ppGpp synthetase/guanosine-3',5'-bis(diphosphate) 3'-pyrophosphohydrolase, translating into MAKTVQKHPADELIDKLDYLKEEDIQQIKDTVDFIVEKHKGQFRKSGEPYYIHPIEAAKTLAELKLDKTSIVAALLHDVVEDTDTTLKEIEEKFGKDVALIVDGVTKIGKYKFQSKEEAEAENFRKMIVSMAKDIRVILVKLADRLHNIRTLDALPEHKRVRIAKETLDIYAPLAARLGLWKIKSELEDKSFMYINPEEYKKITTYIAESKDKQERYLREEIVPRIQEELEKHGIKAEIQYRTKHIYSIYEKTIRKGVTLSDIYDIYGIRIIVDSVKECYLTLGLIHSIWSPVPGRFKDYISLPKSNMYQALHTTVIGPGGKFVEIQIKTKQMHKIAEEGIAAHWRYKGGKHISEKDLQSFTWLRNILESIKENRNSTEIISSVKEDLSNEEIFVFTPKGDLIKLPAGATPVDFAYAIHTQVGHKTAGAKVNGRMVPLDTKLKSGDVVEIITAKYHKPSRDWLDFVVTSKAKTNIKQYLSKLERNRLRKFGEKLLDKFLKKLGKKTSELTEEEKNKLLQRFNFKSFDDFIIAVGEGKISPNKIVRILRGDKEKTKSGQQQKTKVDRDVTIEVDGISNILSSIAKCCCPIPGDDIIGVIVKGKGISIHQRNCPNVQNILKEEPERTINAIWDVEKSNHLFPAYLRIITEDKPGILADVSSAIASTKTNISGANIRTRRDGKAIIDMKVSVKNLDHLNKVLKSVSSVKGVDTVSRICKKR; encoded by the coding sequence ATGGCAAAAACAGTTCAAAAGCATCCTGCAGATGAGCTTATAGATAAGTTAGATTATCTCAAAGAAGAAGATATCCAGCAGATAAAGGATACTGTTGATTTCATTGTTGAAAAGCATAAAGGACAGTTCAGGAAATCCGGAGAACCCTATTATATCCATCCTATAGAAGCAGCAAAAACCCTCGCAGAGCTTAAACTTGATAAAACTTCAATCGTTGCAGCTCTTTTGCATGATGTTGTTGAAGATACAGACACAACACTTAAAGAAATTGAAGAAAAATTTGGTAAAGATGTTGCCCTGATAGTTGATGGTGTTACAAAAATCGGAAAATACAAATTCCAGAGTAAAGAAGAAGCAGAAGCAGAAAATTTCAGAAAGATGATTGTTTCTATGGCTAAAGATATCAGGGTAATTCTGGTGAAACTGGCAGACAGACTGCATAATATAAGAACTCTTGATGCACTTCCTGAACACAAAAGAGTTAGAATAGCAAAGGAAACCCTTGATATATACGCTCCCCTTGCTGCAAGACTTGGATTATGGAAGATTAAAAGTGAACTTGAAGATAAATCATTTATGTATATAAATCCGGAAGAATATAAAAAAATCACCACGTATATAGCAGAATCAAAGGATAAGCAGGAAAGATATCTAAGAGAAGAAATAGTTCCTCGAATTCAGGAAGAGCTTGAGAAACATGGGATAAAAGCTGAAATCCAGTATAGAACAAAGCATATATACAGCATTTACGAAAAAACCATAAGAAAAGGAGTTACTCTCAGTGATATATACGATATATACGGGATAAGGATAATAGTAGATTCTGTGAAAGAGTGTTATCTAACACTGGGCTTAATCCATTCTATATGGTCGCCAGTTCCAGGAAGATTTAAGGATTATATATCCTTGCCAAAGTCAAATATGTATCAGGCATTACATACAACAGTAATTGGTCCCGGTGGTAAATTTGTTGAGATACAAATCAAAACAAAGCAGATGCATAAAATAGCAGAAGAAGGTATTGCAGCCCACTGGAGATACAAAGGTGGAAAACATATATCAGAAAAAGACCTCCAATCATTTACCTGGCTAAGAAATATACTTGAATCAATAAAAGAAAATAGAAACTCCACGGAGATTATCTCTTCCGTAAAAGAAGACCTTTCAAATGAAGAAATTTTCGTATTTACTCCAAAAGGAGACCTGATTAAGCTACCTGCAGGGGCAACCCCTGTTGATTTTGCTTATGCTATTCATACACAGGTTGGACATAAAACTGCCGGCGCCAAAGTAAACGGCCGAATGGTGCCATTAGACACAAAACTAAAAAGTGGTGATGTAGTTGAAATAATAACAGCAAAATATCATAAACCAAGTAGAGACTGGCTGGATTTTGTTGTTACATCAAAAGCAAAAACCAATATAAAACAATATCTTTCAAAGCTTGAAAGAAACAGATTAAGAAAGTTTGGGGAAAAACTTTTAGATAAATTTTTGAAAAAGTTAGGTAAGAAAACCTCTGAACTGACAGAAGAAGAAAAAAACAAACTGCTTCAGAGGTTCAATTTCAAATCTTTTGATGATTTTATAATTGCTGTTGGTGAGGGCAAAATTTCTCCTAACAAAATTGTAAGAATTCTTAGAGGAGACAAAGAAAAAACAAAATCAGGTCAGCAACAAAAAACAAAAGTTGACAGGGATGTAACCATTGAGGTTGATGGAATATCAAATATTCTTTCTTCTATAGCAAAATGCTGCTGTCCAATTCCAGGTGATGATATAATCGGGGTAATAGTTAAAGGTAAAGGTATTTCCATACATCAGAGAAACTGCCCTAATGTTCAAAATATTTTAAAAGAAGAACCTGAAAGAACCATAAATGCCATCTGGGATGTAGAAAAAAGTAATCATCTATTCCCTGCATATCTGAGAATTATAACTGAAGACAAACCAGGAATACTTGCTGATGTTTCAAGCGCAATAGCATCAACAAAAACAAACATATCTGGTGCAAATATAAGGACACGTAGAGATGGAAAAGCTATTATTGATATGAAAGTTTCTGTTAAAAATTTAGATCATCTAAATAAGGTTTTAAAATCCGTCTCTTCAGTAAAAGGAGTAGATACTGTATCAAGAATATGCAAAAAAAGATAA
- a CDS encoding citrate/2-methylcitrate synthase: MSKPDYLLFDRNTKAIFWNLNRNAIQRMLDYDYVVGREPSIAAIVAPTQSRKFDKFFYGTQEIMIPIYKSTTEAAKDFPEADVLLNFASFRTAYDVTMEALDIPTIRTIAITAEGIPERFARIMRIKAKELGKWIIGPATVGGIAPGAFRIANTGGTIENIVNSKLHRPGSVGLVTRSGGLFNELSNVIARNANGLAEGIAIGGDRYPGTDFLDHMLRYEKNPQVKFMVLLGEVGGTLEYRVAEAIKDGRITKPVIAWCIGTISKHFGGEVQFGHAGAKAGAEAETADAKNAALAEAGAHVPQSFNDLPELINGVYEELKAKGEIPEIQEPEVPPIPEDYAKAVKAGKVRRPTNFICTISDDRGEEATYCGVPISEVVEKGYSIADVIGLLWFKKKFPEWASNFIDMVIKVVADHGPAVSGAHNTKVTARAGKDLMSSIVTGILTIGPRFGGAIDGAAKYFKMAKEKGMDPVEFVDYMKKVEKIPIPGIGHRIKSTKNPDKRVELLKNYAKANFPSTELLEYALEVEKVTTSKKENLILNVDGTIGVLLVDMFRALGYSDAEIDELINAGAFNAFFVLGRTIGFIGHYLDEKRLDMPLYRHPTDDILYNVKCDIE, translated from the coding sequence ATGAGCAAACCTGATTACTTACTTTTTGATAGGAACACAAAAGCAATCTTCTGGAACTTAAACAGAAACGCTATCCAGAGAATGCTTGATTACGACTATGTAGTTGGAAGAGAACCATCTATTGCTGCAATTGTTGCACCAACCCAATCAAGAAAATTTGATAAGTTTTTCTATGGAACACAGGAAATAATGATACCTATCTATAAATCAACAACTGAAGCTGCGAAGGACTTTCCAGAAGCAGATGTTCTCTTGAACTTTGCTTCCTTCAGAACAGCTTACGACGTAACAATGGAAGCCCTTGATATACCAACAATCAGAACAATTGCCATCACAGCTGAAGGTATTCCAGAAAGATTTGCAAGAATAATGAGAATTAAAGCCAAAGAGCTTGGAAAATGGATTATCGGTCCTGCTACAGTTGGTGGTATTGCACCAGGGGCTTTCAGAATAGCAAACACAGGTGGAACAATTGAAAATATTGTTAACTCAAAACTCCACAGACCTGGTTCTGTAGGACTTGTTACAAGGTCTGGTGGTCTTTTCAACGAGCTTTCAAACGTTATAGCAAGAAATGCAAATGGTCTTGCTGAAGGTATTGCAATCGGTGGTGACAGATACCCAGGAACAGACTTCCTTGACCATATGCTCAGATATGAGAAAAACCCACAGGTTAAATTTATGGTTCTCCTTGGTGAAGTAGGAGGAACCCTTGAGTATAGAGTAGCAGAGGCGATAAAAGACGGAAGAATAACAAAACCAGTTATAGCATGGTGTATCGGAACTATTTCTAAGCATTTCGGTGGAGAAGTTCAGTTTGGACACGCAGGAGCTAAAGCTGGAGCCGAAGCAGAAACAGCAGATGCCAAAAACGCAGCATTAGCTGAAGCTGGAGCACACGTTCCACAATCATTTAACGACCTTCCAGAGCTTATAAATGGTGTTTATGAAGAGCTTAAAGCAAAAGGAGAAATCCCAGAAATACAGGAACCAGAAGTTCCACCTATCCCAGAAGACTATGCAAAAGCAGTAAAAGCTGGAAAAGTAAGAAGACCTACAAACTTCATCTGTACAATCTCTGATGACAGAGGGGAAGAAGCTACATACTGCGGAGTTCCAATATCTGAGGTTGTAGAAAAAGGATACTCAATTGCTGATGTTATAGGACTTCTCTGGTTTAAGAAAAAATTCCCAGAATGGGCATCAAACTTCATTGATATGGTTATAAAAGTTGTTGCAGACCACGGTCCAGCTGTTTCAGGTGCCCACAACACAAAAGTTACTGCAAGAGCAGGAAAAGACCTTATGTCTTCTATTGTTACAGGTATCCTCACAATTGGGCCAAGATTTGGTGGTGCTATTGACGGAGCTGCTAAATACTTCAAAATGGCAAAAGAAAAAGGAATGGACCCTGTTGAATTCGTTGATTACATGAAAAAAGTTGAAAAAATACCTATCCCAGGTATCGGACACAGAATTAAATCTACTAAAAACCCTGATAAAAGGGTTGAGCTTCTTAAAAACTATGCTAAAGCAAACTTCCCAAGCACAGAACTTTTAGAGTATGCCCTTGAAGTAGAAAAAGTAACAACATCTAAGAAAGAAAACCTTATCCTCAACGTTGACGGAACAATTGGTGTTCTCCTTGTGGATATGTTCAGAGCTCTTGGATATTCTGATGCAGAAATAGATGAGCTGATTAATGCAGGAGCATTTAACGCATTCTTCGTTCTCGGTAGAACAATCGGATTTATCGGACACTACCTTGATGAGAAAAGACTTGATATGCCATTATACAGACACCCAACAGATGACATTCTCTACAACGTCAAATGCGACATTGAATAA
- a CDS encoding ATP citrate lyase citrate-binding domain-containing protein → MAQRGIREYDGKRILAQNWEEYFDGAFEYDFKSILITPETDLDKIPEEYPWVKETPLVAKPDMLFGKRGKLGLIFFKKEKPGDVTWEDAKEWIKQKMSEEVEINGIKGHLTHFLVEPFVPHKPEEEYYVAITTDEDEDIIYMSAFGGIDVEENWDKVVEVRIPVTASDEEIKKLIEENVPAEIKDKEKFADFVYRLYKLFRDLHFAYLEINPLVMVGNKVYPLDFVGRVDDTAQFVAGRKWGELEFPAGFGRDLSPEEKYIKEMDEKSGASLKLTILNPEGRIWTLVAGGGASVVYADTVADLGYVKELANYGEYSGNPSRAETREYVKTVFDLMTRSKHPKGPKILIIGGAIANFTDVAKTFEGIIDAMKEYADKLREVGVRIYVRRGGPNYEIGLKKIKEAAEELGLPIEVYGPETHMTEIVKKAIQEAEKEAA, encoded by the coding sequence ATGGCTCAACGAGGTATTAGAGAGTATGACGGAAAGAGAATCTTAGCCCAAAACTGGGAAGAGTATTTTGATGGTGCCTTTGAGTATGATTTCAAATCAATCTTAATCACTCCTGAAACTGACCTTGACAAAATTCCTGAAGAGTATCCATGGGTAAAGGAAACTCCACTTGTTGCAAAACCAGATATGCTTTTTGGTAAAAGGGGAAAACTTGGACTTATCTTCTTCAAAAAAGAAAAACCAGGTGATGTTACATGGGAAGATGCTAAAGAATGGATAAAACAAAAAATGTCTGAAGAAGTTGAGATTAACGGAATAAAAGGGCATTTAACACATTTCTTAGTTGAACCTTTCGTTCCACACAAACCAGAAGAAGAATACTATGTAGCTATTACAACTGATGAAGATGAAGATATTATTTATATGTCAGCTTTTGGTGGAATTGATGTTGAAGAAAACTGGGACAAAGTTGTTGAGGTTAGAATACCTGTCACAGCTTCAGATGAAGAAATTAAAAAGCTTATAGAAGAAAATGTTCCTGCTGAAATAAAAGATAAGGAAAAATTTGCTGACTTTGTATACAGACTTTATAAACTCTTTAGAGACCTTCACTTTGCATATCTTGAGATTAACCCGCTTGTAATGGTTGGAAACAAAGTTTATCCTCTTGACTTTGTTGGAAGAGTTGATGATACTGCACAGTTTGTTGCAGGAAGAAAATGGGGAGAACTTGAATTCCCTGCAGGATTTGGAAGAGACCTTTCCCCAGAAGAAAAATATATCAAAGAGATGGATGAAAAATCCGGTGCATCATTAAAGCTTACAATCCTCAACCCTGAAGGAAGAATATGGACACTTGTTGCAGGTGGTGGTGCTTCTGTTGTTTATGCTGACACAGTTGCAGACCTTGGATACGTAAAAGAGCTTGCAAATTACGGTGAGTATTCAGGAAACCCATCAAGAGCAGAAACAAGGGAGTATGTAAAAACTGTTTTTGACCTTATGACAAGAAGCAAGCATCCAAAGGGACCAAAAATTTTAATCATTGGTGGTGCTATTGCTAACTTTACAGATGTTGCTAAAACATTTGAAGGTATCATAGATGCCATGAAAGAATACGCAGACAAACTCAGAGAAGTTGGCGTGAGAATATATGTAAGAAGAGGTGGTCCAAACTACGAAATCGGTCTAAAGAAAATAAAAGAAGCAGCAGAGGAACTTGGTCTTCCAATAGAAGTATATGGACCAGAAACACACATGACTGAAATAGTTAAAAAAGCTATTCAGGAAGCTGAAAAAGAAGCAGCTTAA
- a CDS encoding YfdX family protein, with the protein MRRFLLIFLIFVNIAFARPDKTIVNEGLTESQVYNIKLYTIRALNLSLDAYTALNQKVVNHSKVKDYLNGTLFFLNEASQYSPGYLIRRQIESLIKRIILYPHEDYTTDIRVLMVNIEEISGILDNYQQINEKLQDIYEKIKNGKNNKAKDKLQEVQNMISISNIDQPLDEAKNLIVTAQEHLRAGQYHKSRQAIELALTPLIAISTRENLYIALTRTYLVKAKYSYDVDYSLSKSYIQSAVYSINKAYWVSSEESREQINQIRKKLNELYKKYDNSSVTEEDFEDIINLIKSL; encoded by the coding sequence ATGAGAAGGTTTTTATTAATTTTTTTAATTTTTGTTAATATCGCCTTTGCCAGACCTGATAAAACTATAGTTAATGAGGGATTAACAGAAAGTCAGGTTTATAACATAAAGCTTTATACAATTAGAGCCTTAAATCTTTCGCTGGACGCATATACAGCCCTAAATCAGAAAGTAGTAAATCATTCGAAGGTTAAAGATTATCTTAATGGGACTTTATTTTTTCTAAATGAGGCCTCCCAATATTCTCCTGGATATCTTATAAGAAGGCAGATTGAAAGCCTGATAAAAAGGATAATTCTTTATCCACATGAGGATTATACAACAGATATAAGAGTTTTAATGGTAAATATTGAAGAAATTAGTGGAATTCTTGATAATTACCAACAGATAAATGAAAAACTGCAGGATATTTATGAAAAGATTAAAAACGGTAAAAACAATAAAGCAAAAGACAAACTACAGGAAGTTCAAAATATGATATCCATATCAAATATTGACCAACCTTTGGATGAAGCTAAAAATCTTATAGTTACTGCACAGGAACATCTAAGAGCAGGTCAATATCATAAATCCAGACAGGCTATTGAGCTTGCTTTGACACCGCTTATAGCAATCTCTACCAGAGAAAATTTATATATAGCACTAACAAGAACATATCTTGTAAAAGCCAAATATTCCTATGATGTTGATTACTCCCTCTCTAAAAGCTATATTCAGTCTGCAGTTTACTCAATAAATAAAGCCTACTGGGTTTCATCCGAAGAAAGTAGAGAACAGATAAATCAGATTAGAAAAAAACTCAATGAGTTATACAAAAAATATGATAATTCTTCTGTAACAGAAGAAGACTTTGAAGATATTATTAACTTAATCAAATCTCTTTAA